The Rhodothermales bacterium genome contains the following window.
TGGACGTCGAGGACCGGGAGCCGGATCTCGTGGTCATCAGCGGAGACCTCACGCAGCGCGCGTATTCCTGGCAGTACCGGGACGCCCAGCAGTTCGTGCGGTCGTTCAAGACCCCGGTGCTGGTAGTGCCGGGCAATCACGACGTCTGGCCAATGTGGTGGCCGGGCCGGCGCCTGCGGACTCCGGTCAGCCGGTTTCAGGACGTGATTTCAGATGACCTGGCGCCGCTTGTCAAGATGTCGGAGTGCTGGGTTTTGGGTCTGAACACGGCGCACGGCGCCACCGTCAAGGGTGGCAAGGTGACCCAGCGCCAGATTGCTCTGGTGGACGATGCGTTCGAAGGCGCCCCGGACGTGCGTGTGCTGGTGGCCCACCATCCCCTCGCCCCCATGCCTCACGCACAGAGGTCTGATGTCTGCCGCGGCGGACGGGAATTGCTGGCCGCAGCGGCAAACAGGCGCGTGCAGGTTGTGCTGGGAGGCCACCTGCACGTGGCGCAGAACATCCGTAGCAACGAAGGTCCCATCATGGTACACGCCGGGACAGCGACCTCCACGAGGGGTCGCGGCCCGGACAAGGATGCCAACACCTACAACATCGTAGAACTGGACGGCCAGGCCGTGGTGGTAGAGCGCCGCGACTACGACGGCGTAGACTTCGGTCTGGTACGGCGGGAAACGCTTGCGGTGAGCCCGAACCTGCTCAAGCCGGGGATTGGGATCGGGATGTAGGTCAGCCCTACTTGAGCAGCACCATCCTGCCCGTAGCAGACTCACTCCGGGCTGCTCCCTGAGCAGTCGCCCGATACAGGTATACGGCCGACGGCAGTCGCGCGCCGTCAAACTGGATGGTATGCTGCTCGCCTGCCTGAAGGCTTTCGGACAGCAGCGCCACACGCCTTCCGGTAAGGTCAAACACCTCGATCCGAACGTCCGCCGCATAAGGCAGATCAAATACGAACTGCGTAACAGGGTTGAACGGGTTTGGATAGTTGCCGTGGAGCAGAAAGCGTTCCGGCAGCTCGGACCCGGGGTCGCTGCTCGTGGTCACCTCTCCCAGATCAATGCGCCCGTCCGGATGCACGGCCCAGATCTGTAGGCCAAAGCCAGGAGTCTGGGAAGACGCAGAGCCGGTAAGCACGTATCCAACGGTAGAGCCCGCCAGCGGGGTCTGGTCATATCGATGCGCAACGATCGGCGCACCGCTTCCATCGCGCACGACGACGTCCACCACTCCCGCCAGGAAAGCGCCCGGCACCGCTCCAGAGAAGGCCTCCACGCTGGTCCTGTCTCCGTTGATTTCAAACTCTACATCCGCGGCGTCCGCGGAGGCGTTGACCACCCACGGCTGGATGCGCGCCGGAAAGAGCGCCTCGGCCCGCACGTCCGGCACGGCTATCAGGCGTTCGCCGATCGCGGAGACCAGCACGGTCAGGCGTTCGTCGGTCAGGGGCACGCCGACGCTGCTCTGCGCAGTGGATGCTTCGAAGGCCGAACGATCGCCGGGGTACACGGCCGCTGAGGCCGTCGCCTGCATCCGTCTAAGCTTCGCCGCCGGAAAGCCGGAAACGTCGAATTCCGTATCTCCGCCGCCGAGACGCATGTCGGCATTCACCACCTGAAGGGCTGTGTTCGTGCGCCCCTGGAGCTCGGAAAGCCCGATCGAGAACATGGACCCGGTTTGACTGAGTCCGCCGCTGAGCGAAAACGACTCAGCGGTCAAACGGCCGTCCGCAACGGTGCCGGTGGCGGCGCGAGTTTGGGGAGTCAGCAGCCGCTCCTGACGCAGCAGCACTCCGGAGGCAGAACCATTCAGGTCCGACTCCGGAACGGAAACCGTGACGGTATAGGGCTGCGAGGCCACAAAGTTGACCGAACTCGTCACGCGCCACGTGAATGGAGCCAGATCTACCGCGCCAGTGAATCCAGGCAGCCCCAATGCAGACTGCACCGGATCCTCCGAAAGCTCCGTTCGGAACGTGGATTGAGTCAGGAGCCCGGTCAGGCCGAGGGTTAGCGGCCGATATACCGCACCGCCCAGGTGAAAGGGGTACGAGCCGGAGAAGCCGGCCGGCAGCGTGGTCGACGCCGCCCCCCGGATGAAGCTGGTCGCTCCGGGACCGCGAGCGATTCCGCCGGGGCTGGAGGGGAGTCGGAGCGTCCGGCTCCCTGTGTCAAAGACGCCACGTTCAAGCACCACCGATCCGGTGACCGAAAGGTCGGCGCCTGAAAGCCTGACCACGCCATCGTCCGAATCCTGACTCATGGAGAGCGCGGCCACGGCTTCGGGCCCCGCGTTCAACTCCAGTGATTGATCCGCCCCGGTAAAGAAGAGCGACGTGGAGGAGCCAAGATCGCCGTCTACGATCAGGTCTGATCCGGCCGTCACCGATAGCCCGGAGAAGACTCCTGCCAGGTTTGCCAGTCCGCCGGATTCCAGCGCCACCGACCCGCCCACGGATGCCTCCGCTGCGAGCGTGAATGCTTCACCGCTGCTGAGCTGGGCCAGCGGTCCTGAGGTCACCATCCCGGCCCCCAGCAATTCCAGGGACCGCTCGGTTGTGAGCATGGCTCCGTTCAGGTTGAACGAGTCGTCCGCGCCGTGCAGGGAAATGGTAGCCGCCCCTACCGATCGATCCCCCGCCATGAGAATGCGAGAAGCGGCGCCGGACCCGGCTCGTACGGCAAGCGAGTCCACCGACGCTCCAGCGGGGAAGAGATCCGGAGCCAGTGTCAAGTCCCCAAACGGCGCTGACAGCAGCAGGTTGATGGGCGATGAGGTCGCGTAACCCCCACCGGTGCGCAGAACCGCTCGACTCGTCGCATCCAGCGACGCGGAGATGACGCTTCCGCTGGCGGTGATGGCTCCCCCAAAGTCTGCCGTTCCCGCCCAGACGATCAGCGCGTCCGTGATGCGGAGCGCCGTGATGTTGCGAAACTGAATGCCCGGCGAGGCCAGCACGCTTAGCCGACGCAGTTCGCCAAACCCTGCGGTGATCTCCACGCCGGGACTGAAGGAGCCCGCAACGGCTCCACTGGCACGACCACTGATTGAACCGTCGTGCAGGTCATAGTGCACCTCGTACGCACCCAGGAACTCCGGGCGCCCCGCAAGACCGCCACGACCCTGCATTACGATCATGGCCCCGGCACCAATCTGGAGCTGGCCGTCTGCGGCGGCCAGAAACTGTGACCCTCCGCGCCCGGCCGCCAATCTGTTGGCCACCGTAAGCGTGCGTCCGTTGTTCGGCAGCCGAAGGTTGCCCCGCAGCCGAACGTTGTCGAGGGTCACCGAGGCGCTGAGCGCGACCGTTGCGTTTCCGGCTCCGAGCACCAGTTCGCCGAAATGGTCGTCGTTGAGAGGAAAGAGCGCGGCATCACCCAGGTGGGCGGCCAGTGCGGGGAGCTGCGGTGCAGACGTGCCCACCAACCGCCCACCAGAAGACAGAAAGACATCCGCCGTCGAGCCTTCGAGCACGATGTCGTTGAGGCCGATGTCCAGGACCCCTCGCTCGAGAGAGAATTGCTTGTTGGTGACCACCACTTCGTGCGGACCGTTCACCGAGCGTATGCGCACCACGTCGGTGTCCTGATTTGATCGCACGCGCAGGTTGGCGGACGACACCTCCACCGAATTACCCAACTGGATGTTGGAAGGCCCCTTGAGAATGAGGTCGCCACCCGTGCCCGCGAAATCACCGAAAAAGGCGTCCGCGTCGCCGTCCAATGCCTCGCCATCCGCGTCCAGCAGGGCCGAAGCACCGTCCAGAGTAACGGAGAACCGGTCCATGAAGATGTCGCCGTCCACCACGACCAACTCGTCAGTGATCACCAGGTCCGTTGCCAGGACCACGTCATCCGATGCGGTTTCGCTTTCAGGCGCCACACGGAGGCGGGGCAGGGGAGAGGCGAGGCCGAGAGTGGCGTCGCCGGTCAGGACGACAAAACCGCCGTCTATGATCTCTGGAGGGGTGGTGCCGGCGCCGAGTTGCCAGATGCTTGCCGCATCGGTCGTGAGCGATGCCCCCGCGCGGGCGTACAGCGCGTGATCGGTTCCGATGGTCCAGTTGGATGCCGTGCCGGTCAACGAGGCGCCGGCGGCGAGCTCCACACGGTCAGCGATCGCGATTGCGGCGTCGGTTGCGACAACTGATTCTTCAATCAGCAGGCCGCCGGGACGGCCGCTGGATCCCAGCGTGACCGAGCCCCCGGTGATGGTAAGGTTCGACACGTGCGCCAGCTCCAGCAGCGTACCCGCCCCATCCTCAAGCACCAGCCGTTCCACGCGGCCGTCGGCGTCACACTGCACAGATGTCGCTCCGACCAGACGAATTTCGCCGTTGCCTTCGGTGCGCCCTCCGAGGAAATGCGCGTGTGCTCCCGTGGACCGCAGGGATGCTCCCGACTCCAGACGGACCAGGGCCCCGGTGGTCACCGATAGTGCTCCGGAGATCTCGATGGGAGCACCAAGGCTGAGCCCGAACACGGCCGGGTCGTTGGCCGCGTCGCTCAGGTCCACCGAAAGGTCGCGGATGGGGCCCCAGGTCAACTCGGTTCCGGGTGTGTACAGGCTGGTGACGTCGCCCGACCATGAGAGGTCGAACGGCGTACCGGCGGCATTGACGGTGCCCCCCGCAATGCGCACGCCGTCCGGAGTCCCATTACCCGGCGCTTCGTCGGACACGTTCAACGCCAATCCAGCCGCATTGCCGACAAACTGCAGTGCGCCGCCATTCAGGTTAATGCCGCCGGTTTCCAGGTTCAGCGTGCCAGCCAGGTTCAGGGCTGGGCTCTCCAATACCACATCGCGCGACTCGTCGCCCATGGACAGTGTCAGGTCCCCATAAACGCCATTTCCTCGCAGTCCGAAATCGAGCGCGGCCTGGTCCGTCACCGAAATGCTTCCGGCATACGTGCCTGTAACCGACATCCAGGCACCGGCGTGCTGAATCCGGGCGCTGCCGAGTTCAAGCACGCCCGAGATGTCAGCTGTGCCCAGAAGCCGGAGCACGGAATCTGAGTTTATGCTCACCTGTGCTCCGCGAGCGATGAGGTTGGCCCCCACAACCTGCGGCGGGAGCACCAGCGCTTGCCCTGCCCCTGACAGAACCAACGTGCCGGATTCCATGGACAAAGAAGCGTCGGCCAGGTCGGCTGCGCCCGTCAGATCGAGCGACCCGAGCACCGTGACCTCACCATGGAGTCTCGTTATGCCTTGAACCGTCAGCGCGGTGCCGGCCGGAATGGTCAGGCGACCGGTTGCCTCCTGGTTCAGCAATCCGGACACCGATACGTCCTCAGTAAACTCCAGCGCGCCCCGCACAATCGATGGGGGAAGCGTGGACAGGCCTGATATCCGGGAGGTCCCGCTCCAGACCAGGTCGCCAGCTCCGAGCCAGTCCAGCGTGCCGCCCTCAGACAGAAGATTCGCGTACAGCGTCAGCGTGGATTCCAGCGTCAGGGAGCTCGTGGCCGGAAGCGTCAGCGTTTCGATCAGTTCGAGCGGCTGCGTTAGCGTCACGCTTGCGCCGGTCAGCGAAAGGGACTCGGCCATAATGCCGCCGGACAGCCCGAGCCTGCGGGTCGCGCCAGGTGATGCGACCAGCACCGCGTCCGGAATCTGCCACACGGCCCCATCGCCAAGGAGATCACCGCCGAAACGGATAACGGTCCCGCCCGAGCCTACCAGGCGGCCGGATACGAGGGTAATGTGCGATGCGGCATCCAGCGAAGCGGCCGACTCGAGCTGCAGGGTGCCGCCACTGACCAGCAAATCGCCCGTGCGCAGTTCGGTGCCGACCACATGCTCCCCGGCCGTGACGCTGGTTTGGCC
Protein-coding sequences here:
- a CDS encoding metallophosphoesterase, which translates into the protein MTRLAHISDVHFGRIAHRGVVEALVLDVEDREPDLVVISGDLTQRAYSWQYRDAQQFVRSFKTPVLVVPGNHDVWPMWWPGRRLRTPVSRFQDVISDDLAPLVKMSECWVLGLNTAHGATVKGGKVTQRQIALVDDAFEGAPDVRVLVAHHPLAPMPHAQRSDVCRGGRELLAAAANRRVQVVLGGHLHVAQNIRSNEGPIMVHAGTATSTRGRGPDKDANTYNIVELDGQAVVVERRDYDGVDFGLVRRETLAVSPNLLKPGIGIGM
- a CDS encoding T9SS type A sorting domain-containing protein, whose protein sequence is MLRRLCQATVFFLLCVPSAASGQACDIFVNASDGDDGNPGSRVAPLRSFELAYRNAPAGGRVCVSAGEYFVGDDADGISLDIPGKSVTFQLDAFAGATEVRFSEKFVRFASGSGTLDFEPGSASALVFGAGVANTDNPTAPELENALHSVYFDASIVDFTGLTVTLGASVGVPGRVNPANSSKVAPDSARVRFQGNTLTGSIQYTPAPRVVEFGGGQQYRLPTDLSDHRLLFSGDVIVAESIDLPRGSIEFVRSGEVLFQDRVTITNSDSPIRSTADFAGLANMPEVHIAGAFPPPAAILHRGGTLFIGALRLGEGAAPATSRIENAGDLTIRDIASGQPWKADIVNLTGSLLFGPGGSQPLQFDGALSNAQVARLSSVHFAGTDLPTALNNTGALLHNGLTLADASDTYLNSGTISSASAPLVLGDGVSLSGGGATSTTELRAGSRLDAAEATALLVTGDASLTGSQLAITDSLVVDAAVTLDASTTALDVRGLVRVDGTLSGTDTLLVGGHLLGSGSATGFTLLRLDGGLRQSVSGLASWPSLELAGAGIDAPEGLTVSGQTSVTAGEHVVGTELRTGDLLVSGGTLQLESAASLDAASHITLVSGRLVGSGGTVIRFGGDLLGDGAVWQIPDAVLVASPGATRRLGLSGGIMAESLSLTGASVTLTQPLELIETLTLPATSSLTLESTLTLYANLLSEGGTLDWLGAGDLVWSGTSRISGLSTLPPSIVRGALEFTEDVSVSGLLNQEATGRLTIPAGTALTVQGITRLHGEVTVLGSLDLTGAADLADASLSMESGTLVLSGAGQALVLPPQVVGANLIARGAQVSINSDSVLRLLGTADISGVLELGSARIQHAGAWMSVTGTYAGSISVTDQAALDFGLRGNGVYGDLTLSMGDESRDVVLESPALNLAGTLNLETGGINLNGGALQFVGNAAGLALNVSDEAPGNGTPDGVRIAGGTVNAAGTPFDLSWSGDVTSLYTPGTELTWGPIRDLSVDLSDAANDPAVFGLSLGAPIEISGALSVTTGALVRLESGASLRSTGAHAHFLGGRTEGNGEIRLVGATSVQCDADGRVERLVLEDGAGTLLELAHVSNLTITGGSVTLGSSGRPGGLLIEESVVATDAAIAIADRVELAAGASLTGTASNWTIGTDHALYARAGASLTTDAASIWQLGAGTTPPEIIDGGFVVLTGDATLGLASPLPRLRVAPESETASDDVVLATDLVITDELVVVDGDIFMDRFSVTLDGASALLDADGEALDGDADAFFGDFAGTGGDLILKGPSNIQLGNSVEVSSANLRVRSNQDTDVVRIRSVNGPHEVVVTNKQFSLERGVLDIGLNDIVLEGSTADVFLSSGGRLVGTSAPQLPALAAHLGDAALFPLNDDHFGELVLGAGNATVALSASVTLDNVRLRGNLRLPNNGRTLTVANRLAAGRGGSQFLAAADGQLQIGAGAMIVMQGRGGLAGRPEFLGAYEVHYDLHDGSISGRASGAVAGSFSPGVEITAGFGELRRLSVLASPGIQFRNITALRITDALIVWAGTADFGGAITASGSVISASLDATSRAVLRTGGGYATSSPINLLLSAPFGDLTLAPDLFPAGASVDSLAVRAGSGAASRILMAGDRSVGAATISLHGADDSFNLNGAMLTTERSLELLGAGMVTSGPLAQLSSGEAFTLAAEASVGGSVALESGGLANLAGVFSGLSVTAGSDLIVDGDLGSSTSLFFTGADQSLELNAGPEAVAALSMSQDSDDGVVRLSGADLSVTGSVVLERGVFDTGSRTLRLPSSPGGIARGPGATSFIRGAASTTLPAGFSGSYPFHLGGAVYRPLTLGLTGLLTQSTFRTELSEDPVQSALGLPGFTGAVDLAPFTWRVTSSVNFVASQPYTVTVSVPESDLNGSASGVLLRQERLLTPQTRAATGTVADGRLTAESFSLSGGLSQTGSMFSIGLSELQGRTNTALQVVNADMRLGGGDTEFDVSGFPAAKLRRMQATASAAVYPGDRSAFEASTAQSSVGVPLTDERLTVLVSAIGERLIAVPDVRAEALFPARIQPWVVNASADAADVEFEINGDRTSVEAFSGAVPGAFLAGVVDVVVRDGSGAPIVAHRYDQTPLAGSTVGYVLTGSASSQTPGFGLQIWAVHPDGRIDLGEVTTSSDPGSELPERFLLHGNYPNPFNPVTQFVFDLPYAADVRIEVFDLTGRRVALLSESLQAGEQHTIQFDGARLPSAVYLYRATAQGAARSESATGRMVLLK